One segment of candidate division KSB1 bacterium DNA contains the following:
- a CDS encoding 2-oxoacid:acceptor oxidoreductase family protein, translating into MEATVLRRPASFYEVFNRKPGAEKTSTHYCPGCGHGTIHKLIAEAMDDFGIADRTVFISPVGCAVFAYYYMKCGNIQVAHGRAPAAATGVRRALPDSIVISYQGDGDLAAIGGNEILHAANRGENITVIFVNNAIYGMTGGQMAPTTLLGMKTTTTPYGRSAGNEGFPLRVCELLSSLEAPAYLERVAVTDAKNVMSARRAIRKAIQYQIEGRGFSLVELLAICPTGWNLTPSAAKKWLVENMLPVFPLGVFRDKKEKPATPPPSNGEWKPAADLRALLDIPQENETVWQAPATGRELSPRMKIAGFGGQGILFAGVTLAEAGMRIGRHVSWLPSYGPEMRGGTANCHVIISNEKIGSPLVSESDVLIAMNRPSLEKFQAEVRPGGLVLYNRSLIAGVTLRDEVQVVAVPATEIADALGNTKVANVVMLGAYLELSKLLPEEVVLAVLNQKAKSRPALAELNARALAAGQNFARTGVLPHHA; encoded by the coding sequence ATGGAAGCCACTGTTTTGCGCCGGCCGGCCTCGTTTTATGAAGTTTTCAACCGCAAGCCCGGCGCGGAGAAAACCTCCACCCACTACTGCCCCGGTTGCGGTCACGGCACCATCCACAAGTTGATTGCCGAGGCCATGGATGATTTCGGGATTGCCGACCGCACCGTGTTCATCTCTCCGGTGGGCTGCGCGGTGTTTGCCTATTACTACATGAAATGCGGCAACATCCAGGTGGCACATGGCCGCGCACCGGCGGCCGCGACCGGCGTGCGGCGGGCCTTGCCCGACAGCATCGTCATCAGCTATCAAGGCGACGGCGATCTGGCCGCGATCGGCGGCAACGAAATTTTGCATGCGGCCAACCGCGGCGAAAACATCACGGTGATTTTCGTGAACAATGCCATCTACGGCATGACCGGCGGCCAGATGGCGCCCACCACGCTGCTCGGCATGAAAACCACCACCACGCCCTATGGCCGTTCGGCCGGCAATGAGGGTTTTCCCCTGCGGGTCTGCGAACTGTTGTCCTCTCTGGAAGCCCCGGCCTACCTCGAACGGGTGGCGGTGACCGACGCCAAAAACGTGATGTCCGCGCGGCGTGCCATTCGCAAGGCGATTCAGTATCAAATCGAGGGCCGTGGCTTCTCGCTTGTCGAGCTGCTCGCGATTTGCCCCACCGGCTGGAATCTCACACCCTCCGCCGCCAAAAAATGGCTGGTGGAAAACATGCTGCCGGTGTTTCCACTGGGGGTGTTTCGCGACAAGAAGGAAAAGCCGGCCACGCCGCCGCCCAGTAACGGCGAATGGAAACCCGCCGCGGATCTCCGCGCGTTGCTCGATATTCCGCAGGAGAACGAGACCGTCTGGCAGGCGCCGGCGACCGGCCGGGAGCTGAGTCCGCGCATGAAGATTGCGGGTTTTGGCGGGCAGGGGATTTTGTTCGCCGGCGTGACGCTTGCGGAAGCCGGCATGCGCATTGGTCGTCACGTGAGCTGGCTGCCGAGTTACGGCCCGGAAATGCGCGGCGGCACGGCCAACTGCCACGTCATCATCTCTAACGAGAAAATTGGCTCGCCGCTGGTTTCCGAAAGCGACGTGCTGATCGCGATGAACCGGCCGTCGCTGGAGAAATTTCAGGCGGAGGTCCGGCCGGGGGGGCTGGTGCTGTACAATCGCTCGCTGATCGCCGGCGTGACGCTGCGTGACGAGGTGCAAGTTGTGGCGGTTCCCGCCACCGAAATTGCCGATGCGCTCGGTAACACCAAAGTTGCCAACGTGGTAATGCTGGGTGCCTACCTCGAGTTGTCGAAGCTGTTGCCCGAGGAGGTGGTGCTGGCCGTGCTCAACCAGAAGGCCAAATCCCGGCCGGCGCTGGCGGAGCTGAATGCCAGGGCATTGGCCGCGGGACAGAATTTCGCCCGCACTGGTGTTCTGCCGCACCACGCCTGA
- a CDS encoding alanine dehydrogenase: MVIGIPVETWRDEQRVALSPAGVYALVKAGHKVVVQSGAGAGCGFTDQIYDEAGAHLAFSAGEVLGRADMIVKVMPPSLEEVTAMAPGKTLLSFFNFSTMNPRLMALLSETRCTAIGYNLIEDRHGNLPVLTTMSEIAGMLLPQIAGQLLTTPAGGRGILLGGVAGIPAHQLNSAIATPYNIERNLGTVDVLVGAVMIHGQQSPHVVTEDMVRRMRPGSVIMDISIDQGGCVETSRPTTHSDPTFIRHGIIHYAVPNIPALVARSAAHALNNTILPLVLRLAEQGPAAMAESRLLQRGVYLFQGQCTQPGVAYMLGWPHVPITELLSHPAQA; the protein is encoded by the coding sequence ATGGTCATTGGCATTCCCGTGGAAACCTGGCGGGACGAACAGCGTGTGGCATTGTCTCCCGCGGGCGTCTATGCGCTGGTCAAGGCCGGACACAAAGTCGTGGTGCAGTCCGGCGCCGGAGCAGGCTGCGGCTTTACCGATCAAATCTATGATGAAGCGGGCGCCCATCTTGCGTTCAGTGCCGGTGAAGTCCTCGGCCGCGCCGACATGATCGTCAAGGTCATGCCACCCTCGCTGGAAGAAGTGACCGCAATGGCGCCGGGGAAAACCCTGCTGAGCTTTTTCAACTTCAGCACCATGAACCCCCGGCTCATGGCCCTGCTGAGCGAAACGCGCTGCACCGCCATCGGCTACAACCTGATCGAGGACCGTCACGGCAACCTGCCGGTGTTGACCACCATGAGTGAAATCGCCGGCATGCTGTTGCCCCAAATTGCCGGACAGTTGCTCACCACGCCGGCGGGCGGCCGCGGCATCCTGTTGGGTGGCGTGGCGGGCATTCCCGCTCATCAACTCAACAGCGCGATCGCCACGCCCTACAACATCGAGCGCAATCTCGGCACGGTGGATGTGCTGGTGGGTGCCGTGATGATTCACGGCCAGCAATCACCGCACGTGGTGACGGAGGACATGGTCAGGCGCATGCGCCCGGGCAGCGTGATCATGGACATTTCCATCGATCAGGGCGGCTGTGTGGAGACCAGCCGGCCGACGACGCATTCCGACCCCACCTTCATCCGCCACGGCATCATTCATTATGCCGTGCCGAACATTCCGGCATTGGTGGCGCGTTCCGCCGCGCATGCGCTCAACAACACCATTTTGCCCCTTGTGCTGCGACTGGCGGAGCAGGGGCCGGCAGCGATGGCGGAATCCCGCCTGTTGCAGCGGGGGGTGTATCTCTTTCAGGGGCAATGCACCCAGCCGGGAGTGGCATACATGCTCGGCTGGCCGCATGTGCCGATCACCGAGCTGCTGTCGCATCCGGCGCAGGCCTGA